One Salvia miltiorrhiza cultivar Shanhuang (shh) chromosome 6, IMPLAD_Smil_shh, whole genome shotgun sequence genomic window, AACTTGCTAGACCTACGATATTATGGAGAGttgagcagcagcagcaacattATGATACTTCAAAGAGTTTAGATCACTAtcaatttgcttaaaataaaacTTGTAAAACAACTATGAAGAAAGATGCATTTACAACCAAAAAGATTGTGTTCATGACTCAAACTAATATCATACTTGTCCTTGACGAAATTCAGAATAAACAACGTATAGAGGGAAGAAAATAGTTCTCACAGACTTGTCATATATTCAAGTCAAGTAACATACCAAACATTTGTATGATAGATATCTGAACATGTCCAAGCAATTTTTTCAAGAAATATTTTGTAGTGATAAAGGGAGTGACTCaatctgctaaaactgtcgttTGAGCATACCTGATGGGATAGGACCAATGGCGTAACCAGGGTGCTAGAAAAATGTCATCAACGTTGAGAAATGTGAGGCGCTTGAGACTACTTGTTGATATAAACCGACATTTCATCCAAATTATAACTTGGCTTGCTGGAACTTTTGGTATATGGACTTCGAAATCAAACCTCTCTCAGTAAGAGTACTCCAAAACACATCTAAGTTGGTCCCATCTTGTGCATACGAAGCACTTATACTTCTGAATATTTTGAGCGTCACCATCAATCTCCTCTTATACATTTCATCTAGCAATGCAGAAGCAGAACCGGCATCTCCACCTCTGAAGTGTGCATAAGCCAGACTGGAGTAGATCACAGTATCTCCTGATATCCCCCTCGTCTGCATAGCTCCGAATACTCTTTCTGCACAACCAATTCTTTCTTTCTTACACAATCTTCGTATCATTGCTCGATACACGGTGATGTCAACACAGATACCCCCCTGCACTAATTCATCAAGCAATGCCAAAATAGCCTCATCATCATTTCTGTTGCAGTAGAAATCCACAAGCCATGTATATGTGCAATAACTCGGAGATAACCCAGCCCTAATCATATCAAATAACATCTCTTTAGCGCTGTTTATCTCCTTCGATTTGCAGTATCCATGAATCAATGCCTTGTAAGTAAACTGATCAGGCCTCAGCCCCGACTCCAACATCCTATTTCTAAATTTCAAAGCAGATCTCATATCACCTATCTTGCAATAAGCATTAATCAATGTATTACAAGTCACAACATCAGCTTCGATTTTTCTATCACCCATCtcattcaatattttatttGCATCCCCCATCCGGCCTTCTTCACATAATTTCCGCAGGAGTGCATTATAGGTAACTACGCCAGGATACAGCCCGTTGGCCTCCATTTCACCACGCAAGTGCAAGGCTTCGCCAATATCGCCAACTCTGCAATAACCATCAATCAAGGTAGTATATGTGACATGGTTAGGCGCAGCACCTTTAATATCCTTAAACAGCCTCAAAGCCTCCCTCATTCGGCCTTCTCTGCAATAACTATAAATAAGTGAATTGTAAGTAACAATATCCGGACACACGCCTCCTCTTTCCATCCTATCTTGAACAGACAACGCCTCGTAATGCATACCCTTTTTGCAGTACAATGCAATCAACGTATTATATGTGAAAATATCAGGTGATATGTTGTTCGCCTCCATTTCACTCAATAACTCCTCCGCCTTTTCTGCATCCCTCGACTTACAACAAGCATGGATCAACACATTATAAACATGTAAACTCGGAAAAACCCCAACTTTAACCATCTTCTTATGCACTTTCCATACCAAATTAGTGAGCCCCTCTTTC contains:
- the LOC130989799 gene encoding pentatricopeptide repeat-containing protein At5g38730, whose amino-acid sequence is MECLNFARSERLLVKIVCGIVVKGYWDKLLKPKIGSSVTSSVINQVLSEFSANGFLISWSFFKWVETIPHYKHSLQSYWTMICTLTKQKHFRAAQDLVEKIARRDFLSSPTVLNALMNSYCDPDVNTHVLSWLVIFYANSKMIPEAVQVFEHMRVSGYKPNQHACTVILNSLVKEGLTNLVWKVHKKMVKVGVFPSLHVYNVLIHACCKSRDAEKAEELLSEMEANNISPDIFTYNTLIALYCKKGMHYEALSVQDRMERGGVCPDIVTYNSLIYSYCREGRMREALRLFKDIKGAAPNHVTYTTLIDGYCRVGDIGEALHLRGEMEANGLYPGVVTYNALLRKLCEEGRMGDANKILNEMGDRKIEADVVTCNTLINAYCKIGDMRSALKFRNRMLESGLRPDQFTYKALIHGYCKSKEINSAKEMLFDMIRAGLSPSYCTYTWLVDFYCNRNDDEAILALLDELVQGGICVDITVYRAMIRRLCKKERIGCAERVFGAMQTRGISGDTVIYSSLAYAHFRGGDAGSASALLDEMYKRRLMVTLKIFRSISASYAQDGTNLDVFWSTLTERGLISKSIYQKFQQAKL